In Woeseia oceani, one DNA window encodes the following:
- a CDS encoding translocation/assembly module TamB domain-containing protein, protein MIRRGARYLLILLVGTVLVTGAAMLWLLRTESGASWLWSRASAALPEQLSAGSLRGTVSGGLHFERLSFQQPGTAIVIGQLTLAVTPDLFPLGVTVEKLQASDVTVQLSPTEADPAPAKAPAASVRQILAAMRLPLPVSVRQLTVSNVDLVLEDASELHLDRLQLVARLYNELLIEQLSVAAPLAGANASGALGLAEPFPLQLSLAASTELEVGTASKEPVALALQLDGNLNRMTLDLSSVTHEIVVNGTISDVDNQPRFDLLAAAKRLQWPLNGEQAVVSLHELTTTLTGGMQDYGIEIEVALATESTGPVNATGTLRGDLAELQVEQLNLHSADVDATVNGTVRWADQFSAAAKIDLQRLEPRRWIQDWPEQQRLTGSAEAGLSGARLDVASLQLQQADGPAAVRAEGVLDLDGGIVDMNLEWSELQWPLAPSVADLASRRAELTVRGTPENWTLAGDIAVSGRDIPEGSFALAGNGTREGLALVIDDSQVLGGHVTGELAYSWVGANEFSARLDARSLQTTAFMPDYPGQISSRFAASGQVTPFALDLQIEALSGALRSQAFSASGRVHVDGDQVSTDQLRVQSGDSSLLLNGDWQAAEGLQFVIEVESLADFMPEAAGSLRGEGNLRASTELPLLSIELVGEDLRWQQFLVEKLEARNVVGEGGMPLGVTVSAQNIARGEQLLESASIELHGLPQEHQMSAGVVAADFQASLALHGGLDDWRKLGSAGWSGMLDELTLQRENESAVSLRQPAELELAASQVRLSESCIDVETGGGVCLNGDWAAGGSYQFAFELESLPLDLLRAATGSDLEFTQTLNGNVKLVNSANGLVSGTGRVDVTPGLIRNQFDERLTLRTRAGFAAFELDDGQLLAGEISLPFSDAAEINGEFRVLDVGRGQQSPVEGRLTASIRDIGVGARIFPIVDEAKGLLDADIRVGGSLEAPEFSGGLTLRDGRVVYDPLGLRLEDIQVTSEIRPGNRIELQTTFRAGEGRGTLSSSADYLQGRSAGLELSLAGTNLTFVNLEDLSVTINPDVQLGLRNNDLSINGRITVPAARLASVNLINTGVSESDDVVYVGEQLPPEAVVAENESPLNFTGAVEFELGDNVIIDLDVAEARLRGKTRFEWRGPALPMASGGFDIAGKFEAYGQLLEISEGTVRFPNVPASNPELRVRAEREIFGNSQIRRAGVLVTGTAQRPKLEVYTTPATSEDRALTLLATGSDFNYEQGVGAVDVGTYIAPRLYASYGIGLFDKENVISVRYDLASGFGIKATSGKRAAGVDISYTIER, encoded by the coding sequence GTGATCAGACGTGGTGCTCGTTATTTGCTGATACTGCTGGTCGGCACAGTACTCGTCACCGGTGCCGCAATGCTTTGGTTGCTGCGCACAGAATCGGGTGCCAGCTGGCTTTGGTCGCGCGCGAGCGCGGCCCTGCCGGAGCAATTGTCCGCCGGTTCGTTGCGCGGAACCGTGAGCGGTGGACTGCATTTCGAACGCTTGAGTTTTCAGCAGCCGGGCACGGCTATCGTCATCGGGCAACTGACTCTGGCAGTAACTCCTGATCTGTTTCCGTTGGGTGTGACGGTGGAGAAACTGCAGGCCAGTGACGTAACGGTGCAGTTGTCGCCGACTGAGGCTGATCCGGCGCCGGCCAAAGCGCCTGCCGCCAGCGTGCGGCAGATTCTTGCGGCCATGCGCTTGCCGTTGCCGGTGAGCGTTCGCCAGCTCACTGTTAGCAATGTCGATCTCGTTTTGGAGGACGCCAGTGAGTTGCACCTTGATCGGTTGCAGCTGGTTGCGCGTCTCTACAATGAGTTACTGATTGAACAACTGTCTGTTGCTGCGCCGCTGGCCGGGGCGAACGCCTCGGGTGCTCTGGGTCTGGCGGAACCCTTTCCGTTGCAGTTGTCACTGGCAGCCAGCACTGAACTCGAGGTTGGCACGGCCAGTAAAGAACCAGTCGCGCTCGCCTTGCAGCTGGACGGCAACCTGAACCGAATGACTCTGGATCTCAGTTCGGTGACTCATGAAATCGTGGTCAACGGAACGATCAGCGATGTCGATAACCAACCGCGCTTCGACTTGCTTGCCGCGGCCAAGCGGTTGCAGTGGCCTTTGAATGGCGAACAAGCCGTCGTTTCGTTGCACGAGTTGACGACAACGCTGACCGGCGGCATGCAGGACTACGGCATTGAGATTGAAGTGGCGCTGGCGACCGAATCAACCGGGCCTGTCAACGCGACTGGCACGCTGCGAGGTGATCTTGCGGAGCTGCAGGTCGAGCAGCTGAACTTGCACTCGGCCGACGTTGACGCCACGGTCAACGGAACAGTGCGTTGGGCGGATCAGTTCAGTGCTGCAGCAAAAATCGATTTGCAACGGCTTGAACCGCGTCGCTGGATTCAGGACTGGCCGGAGCAACAGCGATTAACGGGCTCCGCCGAGGCCGGCTTGTCCGGGGCGCGACTGGACGTTGCCAGTCTGCAGCTGCAGCAGGCGGATGGGCCGGCTGCCGTTCGTGCCGAGGGCGTGCTCGACCTGGACGGTGGCATCGTCGACATGAACCTCGAGTGGTCAGAACTGCAATGGCCGCTGGCGCCGTCCGTCGCCGATCTTGCAAGTCGTCGCGCTGAACTGACAGTGCGCGGTACACCGGAAAACTGGACCTTGGCCGGTGACATTGCTGTCAGTGGCCGCGATATTCCGGAAGGCAGTTTTGCGTTGGCTGGCAATGGCACTCGTGAAGGTCTGGCGCTGGTCATTGATGACAGCCAGGTGCTGGGCGGCCATGTAACCGGCGAGCTGGCCTACAGCTGGGTAGGGGCGAACGAATTTTCGGCGAGGCTTGATGCGCGAAGCCTGCAGACTACGGCTTTCATGCCGGATTACCCGGGACAGATCAGCAGCCGGTTCGCAGCGAGCGGCCAGGTCACTCCGTTCGCGCTGGACCTTCAGATTGAAGCGCTTTCTGGTGCGCTGCGGAGCCAGGCGTTTTCGGCCTCTGGTCGAGTCCACGTTGATGGTGATCAGGTAAGTACCGATCAGTTGCGAGTGCAGTCGGGCGACTCGTCGTTGCTGCTGAACGGAGATTGGCAGGCTGCCGAAGGTTTGCAGTTCGTCATTGAGGTTGAGTCGCTGGCCGACTTCATGCCTGAGGCGGCAGGCAGCTTGCGAGGCGAAGGCAATTTGCGGGCGTCCACGGAACTGCCGTTACTGAGCATCGAACTCGTTGGGGAGGACCTTCGCTGGCAGCAATTCCTTGTGGAAAAGCTTGAGGCACGCAACGTCGTCGGCGAGGGCGGGATGCCGCTGGGCGTAACTGTTTCTGCACAGAATATTGCCCGCGGCGAGCAACTGCTTGAAAGCGCCAGCATTGAGTTGCACGGCCTGCCGCAAGAGCATCAGATGTCGGCCGGCGTAGTCGCTGCTGACTTTCAGGCATCGCTTGCGTTGCACGGTGGGCTTGATGATTGGCGCAAGCTTGGCAGCGCTGGTTGGAGCGGAATGCTCGATGAGTTGACCTTGCAACGAGAGAACGAATCAGCCGTGTCGCTGCGCCAGCCAGCGGAGCTTGAGTTGGCGGCCAGTCAGGTGCGGTTGAGCGAATCCTGTATCGATGTTGAGACGGGTGGCGGTGTTTGCCTCAACGGTGACTGGGCGGCGGGCGGCAGTTACCAGTTCGCTTTCGAGCTTGAGTCCTTGCCACTCGATCTGCTGCGTGCAGCGACCGGCTCCGATCTGGAATTTACCCAAACGCTGAACGGCAACGTCAAGCTGGTGAACTCCGCGAATGGCCTGGTCTCGGGTACTGGCCGTGTCGATGTCACCCCCGGACTGATACGCAACCAGTTCGACGAGCGCCTGACCTTGCGCACACGCGCAGGCTTCGCTGCGTTCGAACTCGATGATGGCCAGCTGTTGGCCGGTGAGATCAGCCTGCCATTCTCCGATGCCGCTGAGATTAACGGCGAATTTCGCGTGCTGGATGTTGGTCGCGGTCAGCAAAGTCCTGTCGAAGGCCGGTTGACGGCAAGCATCCGCGACATAGGCGTCGGTGCCCGTATTTTTCCGATAGTTGACGAAGCCAAGGGATTGCTCGACGCCGACATACGGGTAGGCGGGTCACTCGAGGCGCCGGAATTCTCCGGTGGCCTCACGCTGCGCGATGGTCGCGTGGTTTACGATCCGCTGGGATTGAGGCTGGAAGACATACAGGTAACCAGCGAAATTCGCCCGGGTAACCGTATTGAATTGCAGACGACATTCCGCGCCGGCGAAGGGCGCGGCACTTTGTCGAGCAGTGCGGATTATTTACAAGGGCGGAGCGCAGGCCTGGAACTGTCATTGGCGGGCACGAATCTGACCTTCGTTAATCTGGAGGATCTCAGTGTCACTATCAATCCGGATGTGCAGCTGGGGTTGCGTAACAACGATCTGAGTATCAATGGCAGGATTACGGTGCCCGCCGCGCGACTCGCATCCGTGAACCTGATCAACACCGGCGTCAGCGAAAGCGACGACGTTGTTTACGTCGGTGAGCAACTGCCGCCGGAGGCAGTGGTGGCGGAGAATGAATCACCGCTCAACTTCACGGGAGCTGTTGAGTTCGAACTCGGTGACAACGTCATCATCGATCTGGATGTTGCCGAGGCCCGCTTGCGTGGCAAGACGCGCTTCGAGTGGCGCGGCCCGGCATTGCCGATGGCCAGTGGTGGTTTCGATATTGCCGGCAAGTTCGAGGCTTACGGGCAGCTGCTCGAGATCAGCGAGGGTACGGTCCGCTTTCCGAATGTTCCGGCAAGCAATCCCGAACTACGGGTACGCGCTGAGCGCGAGATATTCGGTAACTCGCAAATTCGACGGGCCGGGGTACTGGTAACCGGTACAGCGCAGCGCCCCAAGCTCGAGGTCTACACCACTCCGGCGACGAGTGAGGATCGTGCCTTGACCCTGCTCGCCACGGGTAGCGATTTCAACTACGAACAGGGCGTAGGCGCGGTCGACGTCGGCACCTATATTGCGCCACGTTTGTACGCCAGTTACGGCATTGGTTTGTTCGACAAAGAAAACGTGATCAGTGTGCGTTACGACCTTGCCAGCGGTTTCGGTATCAAAGCGACTTCGGGCAAGCGGGCGGCCGGCGTGGACATCAGCTACACGATAGAGCGCTGA